The following are from one region of the Candidatus Thermoplasmatota archaeon genome:
- a CDS encoding PKD domain-containing protein has translation MKRLGIVLFVSCFLLLSNATIAIGAIPVPVSKISIKNQPTTTTIENIDKPLIEETATIDSIKENEITNTEKVIEPPIETNNEQQIVSKNEEFIVKINEQIIPGQQQAFLYKANAGGPYLGYAGQPIQFSGKSQYQLFNGNGVTYSWDFENDGIYDWSSTYNGVTTHIYNKPGKYLATFKVTKNDKTYIDMAPVDVGIVGADITNSHLKPYGGCCYYGTVGKPILFDASQSTSTGYPIKTYKWYFGDGTIGYGKKVYHTYNESIPYLVQLEITDTAGNKRIDVLHADIDCKLSAYDDFLTTSNQVIQDILSYIKDFIQNRLYFYLLNVKIKTIHNGYETTTDVPNGYVLPQIDVDNDGDYDIQITDISFFAFENPTPSDFTGLSTYSWKSSFSAKVIPRPPGYEGIKQSDNFTILLQFTFGSIITSILGIEEPVIQIGYTSKAGEEKASEFTISHRFRPYILERLGLSGNSQNNQNEEYNEYNQNMNEQTIYYTTTNTQTGPTQQTQTYNNYEPSPQPIENTPVIESESEQTLQMQATQQTINPYPLGDEIDLYPEQEVNFADVDVEKFSLVIACANSNNPSYPNYIRTELQLSFDQFVDSTLKSKRFYDVGFNGYQQSGDASLTLTISRQKNGRKATLGLIIDPIQNFITHVDYTKNADGVCTLSFNIDNPPENLVLFAESEDSWGEYKSNYFYLENIPSSLTFSILPKLENGYISVTKEGSSEFKVGIKNDLKEPSVNLYITRRSLHETRIEWQLLSQPHHSIKLKSTTTGLGLNAEIKDLTQQDQNIEFHGTLQNDLEVEIEWSFIDGYLAVRKSKTVIDFYFSYTKNDIKLMVEGSYTGEAGTGLTIDFDRFGEKGIIEIDTGKAIFLHVSGKKSTATLRTDIDFSTNGHMKLEWDQSTFLSFDATQSLTFRNLDFNAPDFAITADSILFASSSSFKLDLTGNNRLQIGGNNQITLSNIELTTKQWRGAIGYAKSVGSFNINLQPDIKYYSLNMNQLLILENFNLIFDSYNSQYDTDFGVEDLNLINSGIVWFDFNSLPLKFEMSTQYQTSTLSFENLHLAIGPQNSRTIDFTISSFNVNSGGIIHSEFNSQHFYVAANIAFNWNIDVTTLSYGNWKINGTYSGSGTMDITEWQPGVRGQVAIGVVTPIHHNLKIIHGQLELELGNMTLNQGSSNIKWKREQPNSNGYFNITSNVLGSLTLCKLTYNDSQNPVEFSIENIQIQPVKLNFSWQKQSDTKMLHINNNHTINMALIKLKWSDKTLTVGNIGLKPGQFNIVYDSANKIITLNNGMNAFGPLCTYEDTNRKLSIDLLNLVNDYSKTMTLKWYEDSNNKIIGVYLDTDDTQLVDWITFTSIRYGSTPTGRRIALSGFKADDFKIMKNVNDKIEITGKLYIANHITYSRLVNLQTDQWEDLDIEWDLQSDLKMIKFESEFDLTIKLISFEIGGLTFTSDLDLTDYMEVKWKLAGGPTVQKEFYFDTNGQTISSLSFTLLGPDNRGIEIVGGGVYAENFYVKWKLWPPSQADIQWGGTIGYDTATVYGTQDGTTWIEIWPFASGSQHTTG, from the coding sequence ATGAAGAGATTAGGCATCGTATTATTTGTAAGCTGTTTTTTACTGCTTTCCAACGCAACAATAGCAATAGGTGCTATACCTGTTCCTGTTTCAAAAATTAGTATAAAAAACCAGCCAACCACAACAACAATAGAAAACATAGATAAACCATTGATAGAAGAAACTGCAACCATAGACTCTATTAAAGAAAATGAAATTACAAATACAGAAAAGGTTATTGAACCACCTATTGAGACAAATAATGAACAACAGATTGTTTCTAAAAATGAAGAGTTTATTGTAAAAATCAATGAACAAATTATACCTGGACAACAACAGGCTTTTTTATATAAAGCAAACGCTGGTGGACCATACTTGGGTTACGCCGGGCAACCAATTCAGTTTTCTGGAAAAAGTCAATATCAACTATTCAATGGAAACGGAGTTACGTATAGCTGGGATTTTGAAAACGATGGAATATATGATTGGAGCTCAACATATAATGGTGTAACAACACACATCTACAACAAGCCAGGAAAATATCTTGCTACATTTAAAGTTACAAAAAATGATAAAACCTATATCGACATGGCACCTGTCGATGTTGGCATTGTTGGTGCAGATATCACTAATAGCCATCTAAAACCATATGGAGGGTGTTGTTACTATGGAACAGTTGGTAAACCTATTCTTTTTGATGCATCACAATCCACAAGCACGGGTTATCCTATAAAAACCTATAAATGGTATTTTGGTGATGGAACAATTGGATACGGAAAAAAAGTATACCACACATACAATGAATCAATTCCTTACCTTGTACAATTAGAAATAACAGATACTGCTGGAAACAAAAGAATCGATGTTCTTCATGCTGATATAGATTGTAAACTATCAGCATACGACGATTTCCTAACCACTTCAAACCAAGTAATTCAGGACATCTTATCCTATATCAAGGATTTTATACAAAATCGACTATATTTCTATCTATTAAATGTAAAAATTAAAACAATCCATAATGGATACGAAACTACAACCGATGTCCCAAATGGTTACGTTCTTCCGCAAATAGATGTAGACAACGATGGCGACTATGATATCCAAATTACAGATATTTCATTTTTCGCCTTTGAAAACCCGACTCCTTCTGATTTTACTGGTCTATCAACTTATTCTTGGAAATCAAGTTTCTCTGCAAAAGTAATACCAAGACCACCAGGTTATGAAGGCATCAAACAAAGCGATAACTTCACAATATTATTACAATTCACTTTTGGGTCGATTATAACATCAATTCTAGGTATCGAAGAACCAGTGATACAAATAGGATACACATCAAAGGCTGGAGAAGAAAAAGCCAGCGAATTTACAATATCACACAGATTCAGACCTTATATTTTAGAGCGCCTTGGACTAAGCGGAAACTCACAAAACAATCAGAACGAAGAATATAATGAATACAATCAAAATATGAACGAACAAACCATCTACTATACCACTACTAATACACAAACTGGTCCTACTCAACAGACACAGACCTACAACAATTACGAACCTAGCCCTCAACCGATAGAGAACACCCCAGTTATAGAAAGTGAATCCGAACAAACTCTACAAATGCAAGCAACACAACAAACAATCAATCCATATCCTCTTGGTGATGAAATTGATCTTTACCCCGAGCAAGAAGTAAACTTTGCAGATGTAGATGTAGAAAAATTTTCACTAGTTATTGCATGTGCAAATAGTAATAATCCTTCTTACCCCAACTATATTAGAACAGAACTACAGTTATCATTCGATCAATTTGTCGATTCTACTCTTAAATCTAAGAGATTCTACGACGTTGGTTTTAATGGATATCAACAAAGTGGTGATGCAAGTTTGACACTAACTATTTCAAGACAGAAAAATGGACGAAAAGCAACACTTGGATTAATAATTGACCCAATTCAAAACTTTATTACACATGTTGACTACACTAAAAACGCAGACGGAGTTTGCACGCTATCCTTCAATATCGATAATCCACCAGAAAACCTAGTGTTATTTGCAGAAAGCGAAGACTCATGGGGTGAATACAAATCAAATTATTTCTATTTAGAAAATATACCTTCCAGTCTAACTTTTAGTATCCTACCAAAATTAGAAAACGGATACATCTCGGTGACAAAAGAGGGAAGTAGCGAATTCAAAGTCGGTATTAAAAATGATCTTAAAGAACCAAGTGTGAATCTCTATATAACCCGTCGTTCTTTGCATGAGACTAGAATTGAATGGCAGCTTTTATCACAACCACATCATTCTATCAAGTTAAAAAGCACCACAACTGGCTTAGGTCTTAATGCTGAGATCAAGGATTTAACACAACAAGATCAAAACATAGAATTCCATGGAACTCTGCAAAATGACCTAGAAGTTGAAATTGAGTGGAGTTTTATCGATGGATATCTTGCAGTAAGAAAAAGTAAAACAGTAATAGATTTTTATTTCTCTTATACCAAAAACGACATTAAATTAATGGTTGAAGGTAGCTATACAGGGGAAGCTGGAACTGGTCTAACCATTGATTTCGATAGATTTGGTGAAAAAGGAATAATAGAAATCGATACTGGCAAAGCGATTTTCTTGCATGTATCTGGTAAAAAATCAACTGCTACTCTAAGAACAGACATAGATTTTAGTACAAATGGTCATATGAAACTAGAATGGGACCAATCTACTTTTCTTAGTTTTGATGCCACTCAATCACTAACTTTCAGGAATCTAGATTTTAATGCCCCCGACTTTGCCATAACTGCTGATAGCATTTTATTTGCGAGTTCATCAAGCTTCAAACTAGATTTAACAGGTAATAATCGACTACAAATTGGAGGAAACAATCAGATAACACTATCTAATATAGAGTTAACTACCAAACAATGGAGAGGTGCAATTGGTTATGCAAAATCTGTAGGAAGCTTCAATATAAACCTACAACCAGATATTAAATATTACAGTTTAAACATGAATCAACTATTAATTTTAGAAAACTTTAATCTAATTTTTGATAGTTACAATAGTCAATATGACACTGATTTTGGGGTTGAAGATCTAAACTTAATCAACAGTGGCATCGTTTGGTTTGATTTTAATTCCCTCCCACTAAAATTCGAGATGTCAACACAGTACCAAACAAGCACACTAAGTTTCGAAAACTTGCATCTTGCAATTGGTCCACAAAACAGCAGAACCATTGATTTCACTATATCATCCTTTAACGTAAACAGTGGAGGCATAATTCACTCAGAATTTAATAGCCAACACTTTTACGTAGCAGCTAATATTGCTTTTAACTGGAATATTGATGTAACCACTTTGAGTTATGGTAACTGGAAAATAAATGGCACATACTCTGGTTCTGGAACAATGGATATCACAGAATGGCAGCCAGGTGTAAGAGGCCAAGTTGCCATAGGTGTTGTCACACCCATCCATCATAATCTAAAAATTATCCATGGTCAGCTAGAGTTAGAACTTGGTAATATGACTTTAAATCAAGGATCATCCAATATTAAATGGAAACGTGAGCAACCAAACTCAAATGGATATTTCAACATTACAAGTAATGTTTTAGGTTCACTAACATTATGTAAACTAACTTACAACGATTCACAAAACCCAGTTGAATTCTCCATAGAGAACATACAGATACAACCAGTTAAACTAAACTTTAGTTGGCAAAAACAATCAGATACCAAAATGCTACATATAAACAACAACCATACCATAAACATGGCTCTCATCAAACTGAAATGGTCTGATAAAACTTTAACAGTTGGCAATATAGGCCTTAAACCAGGTCAGTTCAACATAGTATACGATTCTGCAAACAAGATAATAACTTTGAACAATGGCATGAACGCTTTCGGTCCATTATGCACATACGAAGATACAAACAGAAAATTATCAATTGATCTACTCAATCTTGTTAACGATTACTCAAAAACCATGACATTGAAATGGTATGAAGATTCAAACAACAAGATCATAGGAGTATATCTGGATACAGACGATACCCAGCTAGTAGACTGGATAACTTTCACATCAATAAGATATGGTTCGACACCTACAGGTAGACGCATAGCATTAAGTGGTTTCAAAGCAGATGATTTCAAAATAATGAAAAACGTAAACGATAAAATAGAGATAACAGGTAAACTATACATTGCAAACCATATCACATACTCAAGACTAGTTAACCTACAAACAGATCAATGGGAAGACTTAGACATAGAATGGGATTTACAGAGCGACCTTAAAATGATCAAATTTGAAAGCGAATTTGATTTAACAATCAAACTAATCTCATTTGAAATAGGTGGTTTAACATTCACATCTGATCTGGACTTAACCGATTATATGGAAGTTAAATGGAAACTAGCAGGTGGTCCAACAGTACAAAAAGAGTTCTATTTTGATACAAACGGACAAACTATCTCAAGTTTGAGCTTCACATTACTAGGTCCAGACAACAGAGGAATAGAAATCGTAGGTGGAGGAGTTTATGCAGAAAACTTCTACGTCAAATGGAAACTATGGCCGCCATCACAAGCAGACATACAATGGGGTGGAACAATAGGCTATGATACAGCTACAGTATACGGAACACAAGACGGAACTACCTGGATAGAAATCTGGCCTTTCGCTAGTGGATCACAACACACCACAGGATAA
- a CDS encoding nucleic acid-binding protein, translating to MNQQKKLTFYILDTSVILSGKTINLDAGMLTTPGVTKEFSTGGKDYRNFQFLLEKGLKIQDPTKESIKKIDEISLKTGDKKRLSDVDKEILALALDLNKNDEAVILTDDYSIQNVAQTLKIKFETISQKGITKKFKWTYQCRGCGKKFKENINTCPICGSSIKHTISRTENIKKENVISR from the coding sequence ATGAATCAACAAAAAAAGTTAACATTTTATATATTGGACACATCAGTTATTCTCTCAGGAAAAACAATTAACTTAGATGCAGGCATGCTTACTACACCTGGCGTAACCAAAGAATTTTCAACAGGTGGCAAAGATTACAGAAACTTCCAATTCCTTTTAGAAAAAGGATTAAAAATACAAGATCCAACAAAAGAATCAATCAAAAAAATAGATGAAATCTCACTAAAAACAGGTGATAAAAAAAGATTATCAGATGTAGACAAAGAAATCCTAGCACTAGCATTAGATTTAAACAAAAACGATGAAGCAGTTATCTTAACAGATGATTACTCAATACAAAACGTTGCACAAACATTGAAAATAAAATTTGAAACAATATCACAAAAAGGTATAACAAAAAAGTTTAAATGGACCTATCAATGTCGAGGCTGCGGTAAAAAATTCAAAGAAAATATAAACACTTGCCCTATATGTGGGTCCTCAATAAAACATACAATTTCCCGCACAGAAAACATAAAAAAAGAGAATGTGATAAGCAGATGA
- a CDS encoding S26 family signal peptidase has protein sequence MNIKSIKELFLRFWHSKNSKISLIRDILFALLAVFIIIIILWSYTGQWLGTPMVAIESGSMMHANEPFGRLGTIDAGDMVLLVKVTKRSDIVTYGYAKNQGREDLKTYGNYGDVIVYRKYGDTTEDQIIHRAMCWVDVEINGTEKTYTIEEYGIYNQKTLYIPEIGLQENNKAVSPDWSHSGFITKGDNPYTNKECDQLGGICSEPIRLEWISGKARSELPWIGTINLFFNDLVSGAFWDNNKEVTVANVQSDSIACLIILLAVLISIPIILDFYDYYKTKKKQQT, from the coding sequence ATGAACATCAAGAGCATTAAAGAGCTATTTTTACGTTTCTGGCATAGCAAAAACAGCAAGATATCCCTAATCAGAGACATACTTTTTGCCCTATTAGCAGTTTTTATCATAATAATAATCCTGTGGTCTTACACTGGCCAATGGCTTGGCACACCAATGGTTGCTATCGAGTCTGGTAGTATGATGCATGCGAACGAACCATTCGGTAGACTAGGAACCATAGACGCGGGAGACATGGTTTTACTTGTTAAAGTAACAAAGAGAAGCGATATAGTAACCTACGGTTATGCAAAAAACCAGGGGAGAGAAGACCTAAAAACCTATGGAAACTACGGAGACGTAATAGTTTATAGAAAATATGGTGACACAACAGAAGACCAAATAATCCACAGAGCAATGTGCTGGGTTGACGTAGAAATAAACGGCACAGAAAAAACCTACACAATAGAAGAATACGGCATATACAACCAGAAAACACTTTACATACCAGAAATAGGTTTACAAGAAAACAACAAAGCTGTTTCACCAGACTGGTCTCACTCAGGTTTCATAACAAAAGGAGACAACCCCTATACAAACAAAGAATGCGACCAACTAGGTGGCATATGCAGCGAACCAATAAGACTTGAATGGATATCAGGCAAAGCAAGATCAGAACTACCATGGATAGGAACAATAAACCTGTTCTTCAACGACCTAGTAAGCGGAGCATTCTGGGATAACAACAAAGAAGTAACAGTAGCAAACGTTCAATCAGACAGCATAGCCTGCCTAATAATACTACTAGCTGTACTAATATCAATACCAATCATACTAGACTTCTATGATTATTACAAAACAAAAAAGAAACAACAAACCTAG
- a CDS encoding 6-carboxytetrahydropterin synthase, with the protein MSTYIYIDGWKSNLRFSSAHIIPEYEKCGRLHGHTYAVHAKVNGKCDKNGIIMDFSLLKDILKQITDELDHKVLIPEKNTNVKIEKDNSSVRISFLGKKYVFPLVDCVFLPVGSTTAENLAGYVLDKLQKNIDIPKNIESIEIGVDEGFGQGARLVKLFK; encoded by the coding sequence ATGAGCACATATATCTATATCGATGGTTGGAAATCTAACCTGCGTTTTTCATCTGCGCATATAATACCTGAGTACGAAAAATGTGGGCGATTACATGGTCATACTTATGCTGTTCACGCGAAAGTAAATGGTAAATGTGATAAGAATGGTATAATAATGGATTTTTCTTTACTGAAGGATATTCTTAAACAGATTACTGATGAGCTTGATCATAAGGTTTTGATTCCTGAGAAAAACACTAATGTGAAAATCGAGAAAGATAATAGTTCTGTTAGGATATCTTTTCTTGGTAAAAAATATGTTTTTCCTTTGGTTGATTGTGTTTTTCTACCTGTTGGTTCGACGACGGCTGAGAATCTCGCAGGTTATGTTTTAGATAAACTGCAGAAAAATATTGATATACCAAAAAATATTGAAAGTATTGAAATTGGTGTTGATGAAGGATTTGGGCAGGGTGCTCGTTTAGTTAAATTATTTAAATAG